A region from the Lolium perenne isolate Kyuss_39 chromosome 4, Kyuss_2.0, whole genome shotgun sequence genome encodes:
- the LOC127297021 gene encoding protein EMBRYO DEFECTIVE 514 — protein sequence MAEPEAPAAAATAMETEATEANPSLKREREEGDDSTAAAAATEAAEEAPAKKAKVEEDAKEAEDAAVKGEEGKPVKLGPKEFASAVDMFDYFFALLHSWSTQLDFNKYEQMVLEDLVKKGHAEPEKKIGGGIEAFEIRNHPVWQSRCFFIRRVDGSADDFSFRKCVDNILPLPEDLKIGKKSNGNKGGGGGHYRGGGGRGGGGRGGGGGRGGGGYRGGRGRGRRGN from the exons ATGGCAGAACCCGaggcacccgccgccgccgccacagccaTGGAAACCGAGGCCACGGAGGCGAACCCTAGTCTGAAGAGGGAGCGGGAGGAGGGGGAcgactccaccgccgccgccgccgcgaccgAGGCGGCGGAGGAAGCGCCTGCCAAGaaggccaaggtggaggaagatgCCAAGGAGGCGGAGGATGCCGCGGTGAAGGGGGAGGAAGGGAAGCCCGTGAagttggggcccaaggagttcgcCTCGGCCGTCGACATGTTCGACTATTTCTTCGCGCTTCTCCACTCGTGGTCGACGCAGCTTGATTTCAACAAG TATGAGCAAATGGTGTTGGAGGACCTTGTGAAGAAAGGCCATGCTGAGCCCGAGAAGAAGATTGGAGGAGGCATTGAAGCCTTTGAGATCCGCAACCACCCGGTGTGGCAGAGCCGTTGTTTCTTCATTCGCAGGGTTGATGGCTCTGCTGACGATTTCAGCTTCCGCAAGTGCGTCGACAACATACTTCCTCTCCCTGAGGACCTGAAGATTGGCAAGAAGTCAAATGGCAAtaagggtggtggtggtggccacTACAGGGGCGGtggtggaagaggaggaggaggccgaggtggtggtggtggccgagGTGGAGGCGGCTACCGCGGCGGTCGTGGCCGGGGTAGGCGTGGCAACTAG